From Sebaldella sp. S0638:
GCTGTATTGGATTAGCGGAAAATAATGAAATTACAATAAGAGGCGGATTTTCCGGAACAAATTTCAACCAAAATGATAACACAGCAACAATAAATCAAAATACTAAAATGTCTGGCGGAGGATTTTTAGGTGTTGAATATGCCAGAGGAGTAAGCAGTATACCAGATTTAAAATTGGGTGTCGGTATGAGTATTGGAGGAGTCAGCGGCAGCGATGAAGATCTTCCTAATAAATCTGTTAACGGCAAAGCCTTTACTAATAACTACAGATATGAAAATTCTGTTATTGTCACTATACCGGTATATGCTCTTGTTAAATATGAATTCTCTAATTCATCATCGGTAACTCCATATGTAATAGGAAGAATCGGATATGATATAGCTGATACAAAAAATGAGGTAAAATTTTACCCAACTGGTGAAACTAGTGATCTAAAGATCAAGAATGGTTTTTACTACGGACTGGGCGGAGGAATAAAGCTCAGCAACTGGAATTTTGAAGTAAGTTATGACAACACTTCTACTAAAACTTCATATTCCGATAAACGTTATAGGATTGATGATTCCAAGAAGAATCTTGGAAAAGTTAATTTAGCGGTGGGGTATACATTTAAGTTTTAAGCTTATTGCCTAATTTGAACAATAATGCTTAAAGCCGGATTTTATATCTCACCCGATATAAATTTTTCATTATTCATTTGCCTTTATCTCTAAGTGCAAACAAACATTTTTTTGTATGCCGGATTTATCTCCCGGCATTTTTTATATAAGCAAAATAAAACGTTCTTTCTTTTCAAAATGTGTAATTTATGCTAAAATGTCAATACCAAAGGAAAGTGAGGAATCATGAAATCTAAATATATAAAATTAGGGCTGCTTCTTCTGCTGCTCCTGTCGCTTTTTTCCTGTAATAATTCAAAAAAGGAAATCAGAGTTATTGTAGATAACTATTATTCTTCATTGAAAAAAGGTGATTTAGATCAAATGTTAAATCTTTTTTCTTATGATATTAAGCTGTCTTATGACAATCTTTACCAGCAAAACCCTGAATTAAAGACCTTTACCTCTGACACTCTGAAAATCGTAGGTTCTTCATTTAATTATGAAATAGAAAAGGTAAAAATAAAAGATAATAAAGCAGTTGTAACCATAAAGGAAACAGGGCTTGATAAAGAAATGCTTGATAAGAAAATTAAAGAATTAACTGCAAAAGAGAGTTTTATACCAAGCAATAACAATGATTTTGAAAAAGCGAAAAAAGAATTTGTCGATTATCAGATGAATATTCTTTCAAAAGCTTCAAAAGAAGTGAAAGAAAAAAAGACTTCGACAACTACCCTGACTCTGGAAAAGGAGAAAAACGGATGGGTAATTACCACTAAAAATTTATTAAGAGTTATTCCAAAAGACGGACTTTAAAAAGGGCTTATAACAGCCCCTTTTTTATTCTAAAAAATTTGATTTTATTCCGCTTCCCCGTGCATATAGTATTTATTTTTATCTTTTGCCCTGTAAAAATCTACTATCTCAAAAGTTTTTACATCTGCATTTCTGATTTTTCTACCGCTGTAATACACAGAGTTTTTATCCTTGGCATATCTGTATTTTATATATTCAAAAGTCTCAGGATCAGAGTTTTTTATTTTTACATTATTATAATATACATTATTCTTATCTTTAGTATAAAAATCCGATACATAATCAAAAGTGCCGGAATCTGTGCCGGGCAGTTTTTCTCCGTTATAGTATACTGCTTCCCCGCTCATCAGGTAACCGTTCACAAAATTTCTATACTCCTCGTCCATACCTTCAGTTTCAAAAAATTTTGCCTTATTAGTGTCTATATTCCCTATTTTCTCAATATTATAATAAATACTGTTTTTATCTCTGCACGGTCCTTCATATATCTCTGCTGCCTGCGCGGAATATACGTTAAAGAATACAAATAGTGCTGTAACTGCATATAATTTTTTCATTTAATCACACCTTTTTATTATTCAATACTCATCAAGATAACTATGTTTTTCCCCGCCGGCTTTCCAGCCGAGAATTTTTTCCAGATTTACATTTTTCGTGGAATTCAGTATATTTTTCTTTATATTAGGGTTAGTTTTCACCATCTCCCTGATAAGCTCTTTTGTTTCCCGCCTTTTTGAGGAAGTCTTTCCTGCTGCCACTGTACACCCGCAGTTCATTGCCAGAATTCCGTTATTCACAGTAAACTTTATTATATCCTTTTCCTCTACATAATAAAGCGGTCTTATTAACTCTATATCAAAATTATCAGCTTTAAGCCTTGGAAGCATTGTCTCATATTTACTCATCTGAAAGATACTCATAAGCACAGTTTCCGCTACATCGTCCATATGATGACCAAGAGCAAGCTTATTACATCCCAGACTCACTGCTTTGGTATAAAGACTTCCCCTTCTCATTTTTGCACACATATAGCACGGATAATCCTTAGCCATTTTTTCAGCTATTTCAAATATATTATCATCATATATCTCACATGGAATTCTTAAATGATCAAGATTTTTTTGCAGATTTTGCAGATTTTCCGAATTAAACCCGGGATTCATGGAAATAAAAACCAGCTCGAATTTAGTCCTGCTTGCCCTCTGTAATTCCTGTAAAAGCTTAGCCAGAAGCAGGCTGTCTTTCCCCCCTGATATAGCGACAGCTATTTTATCCCCCTCCTCTATCAGGGAAAATTCTTTTGCAGCCTTTATAAAAGGTGACCACAAATATTTTCTGTATTTTTTTTGTATGCTTCTTTCTATTTCATCTGTAGTTTTTAGTTCTGTTACTGGTAATACAGCTTCACAGCTTACATTTGCTAATGAGTTCATTTTTTCTCCTTACTTACTGATATTCCTCTTTATTCTCCTGCTCTGTTTTATATATTATTATCAATATTCTTTACTTATTTAAATTATTTTTCGAATCTCTTTCCAGTTCACACCTAAATTGAACAACTGTAGATGCTGCACCTGTATATGACATATTAATTAATTTTTTATAAGGATACATCTGATATCTTTTCATCCTGAATACTTCTTCTCCATTTCTGCTCTCTTCTACAATCATATAGAGTCTTTGCCCCACTTCAGTATTTTTAGGATATACATCTAAAAGCATCCCCGGAAACCCCTGCATTACAAGAGTTTTTTCATTATCTACATACATTTTCCTGTTTATATCCAGTATATACATTCTGTATTTCCCGTTCTGTACTATATCATCAAAGAATGCTTTTCTTAATTCATCATATCCCAAATGATCTTCATTCTTATCATACACTAATTTTTTGTACTTTTCTGCCTGTTCCTCTATTTTCTGCATTGTTACACATGGATTATCCGAATCAACATAACTGTTAAAATAATTTTCCGTAACTTTATAAATAACCAATGCAGATATAAATATTAAAATATAAAATAATTTCTTCATTTTCCTGCCCCTCAAACTGTTTATTTCCCCCGACTGTTCCTTTACTTTATAAAATTTATTATACAATATTAAATAATTTTTGTATACATAAAAAAACTACCCTAAAATCAAGGCAGTTAATAATATAAACTATTTCAAATGTTTCTGTATTATACTGTCTACAACAGAATCTTCCAGTTTTCTATGCTCGGGAGTTCCTTCGTTTTTCACCATAAGTATCTCTGCCATTATACTCACCGCTATCTCTTCGGGCATTTGATTTGATATATCTATCCCCACAGGCCCGTAAATACGTTTTATATCTTCTCCGGAAAAACCGTCTTTCAGAAGTGTCTCCCTAAGAAATATCTGCTTTTTACGGCTTCCTATTGCCCCGATGTATCTTGCTTTTGTTTTCAGAACCTCTTTTACGAATTCAAGATCAGTAATATGGCTTTTTGTAGTAATTACCACATATGTATTTTCATCTATTGAAGCATTTTTTACTATATCTTTATAAAAACCGACCATTATCTTATCGGCCTTTTGCAGACTCGGCTTATTCAGATAATCTTCCCTGTCGTCTATTACCTCACAGTTAAACCCGAGAAATTTAGCTACTTCCAAAACTTTTTCGCCGACATGCCCTCCGCCTGCAATAACTATTTTTTCATTTGGTCTGAAAATTTTTATAAAACCTTTTACAGTTCCTCCGCACTGCATTTTCAAATCCCCGTCAGGTGTCAGACTGTGTTCAAAATTTCTGTCTGCATCATGTTTCAATGCCTCCACAGCTTCACCTGTTACAAAGTATTCTACTTTTCCACCGCCGATAGAACCGTATGTCTCCCCGTTTTCCCAGACAAGCATAAGAGAACCGGTATCACGCGGTGTAGAACCTCCTACATCTGTTAAGGTTACTAATGCTACTTTTTTATGATCTTCAAGGTTTTCCAGTATTTTTTTCAAAATTAACTCTTCCATTTTACCCTCCTGATACTTTTCTGCATATTTTAGTATTTTATTATCTGTATTCCGGTAAGCTGTAAACATTTAATTCAAATCAAGTACAATATCAAACAATCAGAATCCTCTTTTTTTCATTAACGATATTACAGCTTCAAGCACTGCCCCGCCAATACTTCTCGACTTATCAGAAATGGTAAAACAATTCTTCTGTTCATCTGCTCTGGGATCTATATCTGCTATTTTAAAATTCTTTGTTACATAAAAACCATCTCTTATAATTCCTCTTAATACCCCGTCAATAGAGGCATAAACTTCATTTCCGCCTATCTTTGCGAGAACATCTCCCTTTTTCACTATATCCCCTATATCGTGTATATTCTCTATAATGCCTTCAAATTCGCTGTAAATAACTCTTTCTTTTGTAAAGCCGGCAATATTCCCCGGAACTCCGGTATTTTTCATGGCTTCACCTTCATATATAAGCCTTCCGAGATTATGTCCCCTCATTGTTTCAATAACTATATCCACATCTTTTCCTGCTGTAAATCCCGGCCCCAATGCTACTGTTATCGGAGCCATTCCTCTGTTTGTCCCGTAATTTTTTTTGGCAAGTATCCCGTCTACCAGTGCCACAGGATTCAATATCTGTGTACATTCGGCTATGGGATCTACCAATACCGGAATTACCCTCTCTTCAAACATTTTATTTATTTCATCAAGATATTTTATCTTTTTTGATTTTATTCCCTCTATTTCCATTTCACCTGTATAAACTGCTTCACCATAACATACCTTTCTTCTAATAGAACTTGGATTTTCCACTTCCAAAATAAGTACGTTGAAACCGCATTTATGCAGTTTTTCTATTGAACCTGAGGCAATATCTCCGCCTCCTCTGACTATTACCAGATTTTCATGCATTATTTTCTCCTTCTGCCTGTTTGGCACCTTCTGATTAAATAATTTATACAGGAATTATCTGTAAAAATGAGAAAATATAGTTTTTAATATTTTTGAATTTATTTTTCAAAATTAATAAAACACATATTTTATCCCTGTATTTTTGCAGTTTATACTGTCCTGTTATTTATTTTCCTGCCTATAGTATAACTCGTACTTTCCGTCTTTAAACAAATGAACCTCTTTCACATCAGCACATAATAATTCCTCTATTTGATCATATTCCAGCCTTATGCTGATCCCGCAGCAGTTTTCCAGCTGTATGGGCGGCGGCATTATTCTGTAACGTATATTTTTAGTTTTCAGAGTATCTTCAAATCTAATTGCACCTCTTGTATTATGAAATAGAAACTGATATTCAGACATAAAGATCTCCTTTCTGATAACTAAACACTTCTGGCGAAGCTGTTAAATATGTTTTTTTGTTTAATTCTTTCTGCTTACTCAAAATTTATTCCTCTTCTCTTTTCCAGACTCCGCTTTTTCCGCCGAGTTTTTCCTCAAGCTTTATTTCTCCTATAACCATCCCTTTATCTATAGCCTTACACATATCATAAATTGTAAGACCAGCTACAGAAACCATCATAAGAGCTTCCATTTCCACTCCGGTTTTCCCGCTAGTCTTTACTATAGATTTAATTTTTACAGTACTGTTTTCATCATCTGTCTCAAATTCTATTTTTGCACTGGATAAAAGTATATTATGGCACATTGGTATCATGTTATAGGTATTTTTTGAAGCCATAATTGCTGCCACTCTTGCTACCCCTAGGACATCCCCTTTTTTTATATTTCCTTCTTTGATGGTTTTCAGAGTATCAGGATGCATTTTTATCTCGCCTGTTGCCACAGCTGTTCTATCAGTATCATTTTTTCCGCTTATATCCACCATTACTGCTTTTCCTTCTTTATCAAAGTGGCTTAATTCTTTACTCATGGTTTTCCTTTCCAGATAAACTTTTGATTTATATTTTTTGCGATTTCAGGAATTATCACTACAGTTCCTTACTGCTGAATATTCCCGTTTTGCAGGATATCGCCCGTAACAGCTGTATTATCCCTTTATTTCTATACTGTCATTCTTTTTTATATGCCCGCCTGTTATTACTTTGGCGAAAACACCTTCTCTCGGCATTATGCAGTCTCCCATTTTAGTATAAATACTGCATCTTGTGTGGCATTCCTTTCCGATCTGTGTTACTTCAAGCTCAAAATTATCTCCGATTATTCTTTTTCCCACAGTAAGTGCTGGAAAATCAATTCCCTGTACGATAAGATTTTCCCCGAAACTGCCGAAATCCACTTCTGCACCTTTATTCTTAAAGTTCTCTATGCTTTCATAACACAAAAGACTTACCTGCCTGTGCCAGTTCCCACCGTGTGCATCTCCTTCAAGACCAAAGTTCTCTATTAAATTTATCTCATTTATCTCTTTTTTCTGAGTCCCTTTTTTTGTACTCATGCATATTGCCACTATCTTTCCCATATCTTCCTCCTGAATTTACTGTATCATATTAATTTTATAGAATTTCACATTAATATTTCTTCTGCTATCCCGAAAAAATATTTTACTCCTGTTATCATTGCTTCTTCATTTGGAGCAAAAATAAGGATTATGCAGTTTTGGATTTTCTTTTCCGTTTTTATCCACTCCCAGCCAAACCATACACCCTTTGGCAGGATTTATATACTCTGAAAAATCTTCGCTGAAACTCTCCGGTCTCTCTTTTATTACCAGTGCATCCTTCCCGAATTTTTTCATTATGACCTTTTCTGCAATATCGCATAATTCCTCATCATTATACACTGCTTTATAATCATTTTCAAAAAATTTTATTTCTCCGCCGGCTTCGTATGCTTTTAGTATATTCTCCACTATGAGCTTCATCCTGTTTTTCACTGTCTCTCTTGTTTTTCCGTCAAAAGTCCGCACTGCTCCTGTAAGATGTGCAGTGTCAGGAATCACTCCGTATTCTTCACCTGATTTAAAGCTCGCAGTAGAAATTACCGCGGTATTAAAAGGATCTACATTTCTTGCTACTACCGACTGCAGATTCGTCACTATCTCAGAACCAATAAGAATAGGGTCTTTTACCTGCTGCGGCATGGAACTATGCCCGCCTTTTCCTTTTACATATATATCAAAAGTATCTTTATTCGCAGTAGCAGTACCTCTTTTCACTCCAATTCTCCCCGTTTTTTCTCCGGGCATAACATGAAGTGAAAATACCATATCCATCCCGTCTAAAACTCCGCTTTTTTTCAGTTCTGCAGCACCTCCGGGCGCCATCTCCTCACCACGCTGAAAAATAAATAAGACTTCTCCCTTTATTCTCTGCTTATTTTCAGAAAGTATACGTGCAAGCCCCAGTAAAATCGCAGTATGCATATCATGACCGCAGGCATGCATAATACCGTTATTTTTTGATCTGAAGTCACATTCTGTTTTTTCATCAAGGGGAAGCGCATCTATATCTGCTCTGAAAGCAACTGTCTTTCCCTGGCTGCTTCCTTTTAACTTCCCTATTACCCTTGTTTCTGCCGGCTGAATTATTTCAATATTCCCGAATGACAGAAGCTTTTCTTTTATAAATTCAGTTGTTTTATATTCTTTAAAGGACGGTTCCGGATTCTCATGCAGTATCCGTCTCCATTTTATAATATCCTCTTCTATATTGTCAAAATTCATATTTTCTCCTGTTTTATCAGTTTAATAGTCCGCCGTGTCCCATTTCTACAATATCTCTTTTTGTGATAATATCTCCTGCAAGTATTCTCGGCAGCAGCAAGTCAAAAACAGAATTTTTTGAGAATACTACTCCGCCCGGAAGACCCATTATTACCTTTTCTTCGACATAGCCCAGAAGAAACATAGCTCCCGGAAGTACAGGCGTACCATATGTGACCATCTCACATCCTGATTCTTCTATTGCATCAGGGGTTACATCATCAGGATCAATTGACATTCCTCCTGTACAAAGTATTATATCTGTATCATTAATCATTTTTTTTATTTCAGCCTTGATTTTTTCTTTATCATCAGGTGCAAAAACCTGCTTT
This genomic window contains:
- a CDS encoding DKNYY domain-containing protein — its product is MKKLYAVTALFVFFNVYSAQAAEIYEGPCRDKNSIYYNIEKIGNIDTNKAKFFETEGMDEEYRNFVNGYLMSGEAVYYNGEKLPGTDSGTFDYVSDFYTKDKNNVYYNNVKIKNSDPETFEYIKYRYAKDKNSVYYSGRKIRNADVKTFEIVDFYRAKDKNKYYMHGEAE
- a CDS encoding ATP-binding protein is translated as MNSLANVSCEAVLPVTELKTTDEIERSIQKKYRKYLWSPFIKAAKEFSLIEEGDKIAVAISGGKDSLLLAKLLQELQRASRTKFELVFISMNPGFNSENLQNLQKNLDHLRIPCEIYDDNIFEIAEKMAKDYPCYMCAKMRRGSLYTKAVSLGCNKLALGHHMDDVAETVLMSIFQMSKYETMLPRLKADNFDIELIRPLYYVEEKDIIKFTVNNGILAMNCGCTVAAGKTSSKRRETKELIREMVKTNPNIKKNILNSTKNVNLEKILGWKAGGEKHSYLDEY
- a CDS encoding XdhC family protein, yielding MEELILKKILENLEDHKKVALVTLTDVGGSTPRDTGSLMLVWENGETYGSIGGGKVEYFVTGEAVEALKHDADRNFEHSLTPDGDLKMQCGGTVKGFIKIFRPNEKIVIAGGGHVGEKVLEVAKFLGFNCEVIDDREDYLNKPSLQKADKIMVGFYKDIVKNASIDENTYVVITTKSHITDLEFVKEVLKTKARYIGAIGSRKKQIFLRETLLKDGFSGEDIKRIYGPVGIDISNQMPEEIAVSIMAEILMVKNEGTPEHRKLEDSVVDSIIQKHLK
- the yqeB gene encoding selenium-dependent molybdenum cofactor biosynthesis protein YqeB, encoding MHENLVIVRGGGDIASGSIEKLHKCGFNVLILEVENPSSIRRKVCYGEAVYTGEMEIEGIKSKKIKYLDEINKMFEERVIPVLVDPIAECTQILNPVALVDGILAKKNYGTNRGMAPITVALGPGFTAGKDVDIVIETMRGHNLGRLIYEGEAMKNTGVPGNIAGFTKERVIYSEFEGIIENIHDIGDIVKKGDVLAKIGGNEVYASIDGVLRGIIRDGFYVTKNFKIADIDPRADEQKNCFTISDKSRSIGGAVLEAVISLMKKRGF
- a CDS encoding DUF3343 domain-containing protein, coding for MSEYQFLFHNTRGAIRFEDTLKTKNIRYRIMPPPIQLENCCGISIRLEYDQIEELLCADVKEVHLFKDGKYELYYRQENK
- the moaC gene encoding cyclic pyranopterin monophosphate synthase MoaC; the encoded protein is MSKELSHFDKEGKAVMVDISGKNDTDRTAVATGEIKMHPDTLKTIKEGNIKKGDVLGVARVAAIMASKNTYNMIPMCHNILLSSAKIEFETDDENSTVKIKSIVKTSGKTGVEMEALMMVSVAGLTIYDMCKAIDKGMVIGEIKLEEKLGGKSGVWKREEE
- a CDS encoding MOSC domain-containing protein, whose amino-acid sequence is MGKIVAICMSTKKGTQKKEINEINLIENFGLEGDAHGGNWHRQVSLLCYESIENFKNKGAEVDFGSFGENLIVQGIDFPALTVGKRIIGDNFELEVTQIGKECHTRCSIYTKMGDCIMPREGVFAKVITGGHIKKNDSIEIKG
- a CDS encoding M20 family metallopeptidase — protein: MNFDNIEEDIIKWRRILHENPEPSFKEYKTTEFIKEKLLSFGNIEIIQPAETRVIGKLKGSSQGKTVAFRADIDALPLDEKTECDFRSKNNGIMHACGHDMHTAILLGLARILSENKQRIKGEVLFIFQRGEEMAPGGAAELKKSGVLDGMDMVFSLHVMPGEKTGRIGVKRGTATANKDTFDIYVKGKGGHSSMPQQVKDPILIGSEIVTNLQSVVARNVDPFNTAVISTASFKSGEEYGVIPDTAHLTGAVRTFDGKTRETVKNRMKLIVENILKAYEAGGEIKFFENDYKAVYNDEELCDIAEKVIMKKFGKDALVIKERPESFSEDFSEYINPAKGCMVWLGVDKNGKENPKLHNPYFCSK